TCGTGGTGCATGGGTGCTCCTACTGCCAGAGACTGAAATCGGCCAGGCGCAGGAAGGCCTGGCGCAGGCGGTGGAGCAGGCTGAGGCGCGCGGCGCGCAGGGCCGGATCCTCGCACTTCACCATGACGGTGTTGAAGAAGGCCTCAAGGGGGCCAGCAAGATTCGCCAAGGCTGAGAGCAGTGAAGCTTGATCCGGTGCAGACTCCAGCTCCATCAGGAACTCTGCAAGCAACTTCTCTTCGGGCAGCTCCAGCAAGTTGCCATTGAAGGCGGCCTCGGGGGTCTCGTCCTTCAGGATGTTGCCGATGCGCTTGGCGCTCTGGGCCAGCGAGGCGAAGCGGGCATCCTCGGCGAAGGCCGAAAGGGCCTCGCAGCGGGCCTTGAGGTCCGCCAGGTCGGCCCAGCCGGTGGCCAGGGCCGAGCGGCGCACGGAACCGGCATAGCCAGCCAACTCCAGCTGGTAGGCCACGCGGTCCTTGAAAAAGGCCAGGAGAGCTTCCGTGGTTTCGGCCGCGGGCTTGGTGGCCTTGCTGCCCACGGCGCCCAACGCGGCGCTGATGAGGTCGGCGGGCGTCAGCGCCCAGCCTTGCTCCCACAGGATGCGCACGATGCCCTGACCGGCGCGGCGCAGGGCGAGGGGATCCTTCGAGCCCGTGGGGATGAGGCCCACGGCGAAGCAGCCCACCACCGTGTCGAGCTTGTCGCAAAGGGACAACAGGCCGCCCAGAGGTGTGCCGGGGATAGCATCGTCGGCGCCGATGGGCCGGTAGTGCTCCTTCACGGCCTTCCATACTTCCTCGTGGGCCCCCTCGTGCTTGAGGTACTCGCCGCCCATGACGCCCTGCAGCTCGGGGAACTCGCCCACCATGAGGGTGCGCAGATCGCACTTGGCCTGGCGCGCCGCTTGCACGGCGCGCCCGATGTGCGCTTCGTCGGTGGAAAATCGCTCAGCGAGGCCTTTCACCAACGTCTCAACCCGCTCTGACTTATCAAAGTAACTTCCTAGTTCCCTCTGAAAGGTCAGCGCCTTGAGCTTTTCCATTCGGGCCGAAAGCGCCAGCTTTCGGTCCTCTGCGAAGAAGAAGCGGGCATCGTACAGCCGCGCCTTCAGCACCCACTCGTTGCCGGCCTTCACGAAGCCCGCGGGATCATCCACGCGGTTGGCCGCCGTGAGGAAGAAGGG
This sequence is a window from Geothrix sp. PMB-07. Protein-coding genes within it:
- the glyS gene encoding glycine--tRNA ligase subunit beta; protein product: MSATQTFLLELHCEEIPARFLEPLTRDFTTAFTAWANGQGLATSALEVFYSPRKLAWRGAGLPVSQPDQTETQVGPPQRMCVDESGKPTIQGEKFAEKWGVPFSAVRFEQPAGKKEPCAVVTLTKQGRPTAELLQEALPGLIAGLHVPKAMRWGRSEFEFVRPIRNILCLFGEQVVPITVDGVTATNTTWGHRLYHRQHAAPITIANPAAYEAALEAAGVVVSLEARRTRIAQQLDQLAAEVGGRVVADAELLDTLAEIVEFPKIVRGDFPAAFLELPKEVLVTSLREHQKSFCIEKPDGTDLLPFFLTAANRVDDPAGFVKAGNEWVLKARLYDARFFFAEDRKLALSARMEKLKALTFQRELGSYFDKSERVETLVKGLAERFSTDEAHIGRAVQAARQAKCDLRTLMVGEFPELQGVMGGEYLKHEGAHEEVWKAVKEHYRPIGADDAIPGTPLGGLLSLCDKLDTVVGCFAVGLIPTGSKDPLALRRAGQGIVRILWEQGWALTPADLISAALGAVGSKATKPAAETTEALLAFFKDRVAYQLELAGYAGSVRRSALATGWADLADLKARCEALSAFAEDARFASLAQSAKRIGNILKDETPEAAFNGNLLELPEEKLLAEFLMELESAPDQASLLSALANLAGPLEAFFNTVMVKCEDPALRAARLSLLHRLRQAFLRLADFSLWQ